A stretch of the Thermodesulfovibrionia bacterium genome encodes the following:
- a CDS encoding (Fe-S)-binding protein — translation MAKGTPKPEELISSIDYNPPKTGWTETPVNFAEGTFCHGARPSYLETVGFPNAREWAPADEDWKLPENWKEIFIEAMGERLKKYRSFQLFMDICVRCGACADKCHFYIGTGDPKNMPVLRAELLRSVYRKYFTAAGKILGKNAGARELTIDVLKELWYYYYQCTECRRCSVFCPYGIDQAEITMIVREIFNLLGLNTDWIAGPVANCYKKGNHLGLEPHTITSNLEYLLDDIEDITGIRIEPTFNRKGAEILFVTPSGDLFGDPGTYTAMGYLMLFHELGLDYTWSTYASEGGNFGFFTSMDMAKRLNYKIYAEAKRLGVKWILGGECGHMWRVLNQYMDTWNGPADFMQEPVSPITGTRFENAKSTKMVHITEFTADLIKHGKLKFDPSRNDHLNVTFHDSCNTARGMGIFEEPRYIINTVCNNFQEMADDAIREKTFCCGSGSGLNAGENMEIRMRGGFPRANAVKKVKEKFGVNMLANICAIDRAVLPPLMDYWVGGVSVCGVHELMANALIMTGEKKRTQDLRLEDLPNVEEDPETEEGKEETA, via the coding sequence ATGGCAAAAGGAACACCAAAACCTGAAGAATTAATATCCAGTATAGATTACAATCCGCCTAAAACAGGCTGGACAGAGACCCCGGTTAATTTCGCAGAGGGCACCTTCTGCCACGGGGCAAGGCCATCGTACCTTGAAACGGTAGGATTTCCAAACGCCAGGGAGTGGGCACCTGCTGATGAAGACTGGAAGCTCCCTGAGAACTGGAAAGAGATATTTATTGAAGCAATGGGCGAGAGGCTGAAAAAATACCGCTCGTTCCAGCTCTTCATGGACATCTGCGTAAGATGCGGCGCATGCGCAGATAAGTGCCACTTCTACATAGGCACAGGCGACCCCAAGAACATGCCTGTACTCAGGGCAGAACTCCTGAGGTCAGTATACAGAAAGTACTTCACAGCTGCTGGAAAGATATTAGGCAAGAATGCCGGTGCAAGAGAGCTGACAATAGATGTGCTTAAAGAACTCTGGTACTACTACTACCAGTGCACCGAATGCCGCCGCTGTTCTGTCTTCTGCCCTTACGGCATAGACCAGGCAGAGATAACCATGATCGTCAGGGAGATATTCAACCTCCTCGGCCTCAACACCGACTGGATAGCCGGCCCTGTTGCCAACTGCTACAAAAAGGGCAATCACCTCGGGCTTGAGCCGCACACTATCACAAGCAATCTTGAATATCTGTTAGACGATATCGAAGACATAACAGGCATCCGGATCGAGCCGACCTTTAACAGAAAAGGCGCTGAGATACTCTTTGTGACTCCATCAGGCGACCTCTTTGGAGACCCCGGCACCTACACAGCCATGGGCTACCTGATGCTGTTTCACGAACTGGGACTTGATTACACCTGGAGCACATACGCTTCAGAGGGCGGCAACTTCGGCTTCTTTACTTCAATGGATATGGCAAAGAGGCTCAACTATAAGATATATGCCGAGGCAAAGAGGCTGGGTGTCAAATGGATACTCGGCGGTGAGTGCGGCCATATGTGGAGGGTTTTGAACCAGTACATGGATACATGGAACGGACCTGCTGATTTCATGCAGGAGCCGGTCTCTCCTATCACAGGGACAAGGTTTGAGAATGCAAAGAGCACCAAGATGGTGCATATAACTGAATTTACAGCAGACCTCATCAAGCACGGAAAGCTGAAGTTTGACCCAAGCCGCAACGACCACCTTAACGTCACATTCCATGACTCATGCAATACTGCAAGGGGCATGGGCATATTTGAAGAACCCAGATACATCATCAATACCGTCTGCAACAACTTCCAGGAGATGGCTGACGACGCGATAAGGGAGAAGACCTTCTGCTGCGGCAGCGGCTCAGGCCTTAACGCAGGTGAGAATATGGAGATAAGGATGAGGGGCGGATTCCCAAGGGCAAACGCGGTCAAGAAGGTCAAGGAGAAGTTCGGCGTGAACATGCTCGCTAACATCTGCGCAATAGACCGGGCTGTGCTTCCTCCGCTTATGGATTACTGGGTAGGCGGTGTGAGTGTCTGCGGCGTGCACGAACTCATGGCCAACGCCCTTATCATGACAGGAGAGAAGAAGCGTACCCAGGACCTGAGACTTGAAGACCTTCCCAATGTAGAAGAAGACCCGGAAACTGAAGAGGGAAAGGAGGAGACTGCGTAA
- a CDS encoding 4Fe-4S dicluster domain-containing protein translates to MSIDRRKFLKIAGLSGIGMGLSAADSLIKGKAHASEESSLPESGVRLALVIDVGKIRTDEDYKRITDACHSIHNVPNIPNTKHEVKWIWTDTYEHTFPDQTNEFIPTEMKEKPFLLLCNHCAKPPCVRVCPTKATFKRPDGIVTQDPHRCIGCRFCMAACPYGSRSFNWVDPRKYLDMNKVNPDYPTRTMGVVEKCTLCVERIARGLEPACVEASNGAMVFGNLADPNSKVRKILSTHYTLIRKPAVGTQPSVFYVIGGGENAG, encoded by the coding sequence ATGAGCATTGATAGAAGAAAGTTCTTAAAGATAGCCGGGCTTTCCGGAATAGGCATGGGATTGTCAGCGGCAGACAGCCTGATAAAGGGAAAAGCTCATGCATCAGAAGAAAGTTCTCTTCCTGAATCAGGGGTGAGGCTGGCCCTGGTCATAGATGTCGGGAAGATCAGGACGGATGAGGATTACAAGAGAATTACTGACGCATGCCACAGCATACATAATGTTCCGAACATCCCCAACACGAAGCATGAGGTCAAGTGGATATGGACAGACACCTATGAACACACATTCCCTGACCAGACTAACGAATTCATTCCTACGGAGATGAAAGAGAAGCCGTTCCTGCTGCTCTGCAACCACTGCGCAAAACCGCCTTGTGTCAGGGTATGCCCGACAAAGGCCACATTCAAGAGGCCTGACGGCATTGTGACCCAGGACCCTCACCGCTGTATCGGCTGCAGATTCTGCATGGCAGCATGTCCGTACGGCTCAAGGAGTTTTAACTGGGTAGACCCGAGGAAATACCTTGATATGAATAAAGTCAATCCCGACTATCCGACAAGGACGATGGGAGTCGTTGAGAAGTGCACCTTATGCGTTGAGAGAATCGCAAGAGGGCTTGAACCGGCATGTGTTGAAGCGTCAAACGGCGCCATGGTATTCGGCAACCTTGCAGACCCTAACTCAAAGGTCAGGAAAATACTGAGCACACACTATACATTAATACGTAAACCGGCAGTTGGTACGCAGCCCAGTGTGTTTTACGTGATCGGAGGTGGTGAAAATGCTGGATAG
- the dsrJ gene encoding sulfate reduction electron transfer complex DsrMKJOP subunit DsrJ: MYNGSKIIIGLIIFLAIATFPLYSNFGKSAVMPKPSIDTPVINQLDRKECVESAEYMKKEHMKVLDQWRDEVVREGKRDVITVGGRVFEKSLQNGCMQCHSNKSKFCDECHSYAGVKPYCWDCHFFKEEGQR; the protein is encoded by the coding sequence ATGTATAACGGAAGCAAGATAATAATAGGGCTCATAATCTTTTTGGCAATAGCGACCTTCCCCTTATACTCTAACTTTGGGAAGTCGGCCGTAATGCCGAAGCCGAGCATTGACACCCCTGTCATAAACCAGCTTGACAGGAAAGAATGTGTCGAATCTGCCGAGTACATGAAGAAGGAACATATGAAGGTGCTTGACCAATGGAGAGACGAGGTTGTCAGAGAAGGCAAGCGGGATGTCATAACCGTGGGCGGCAGGGTATTTGAAAAGAGCCTGCAGAACGGCTGCATGCAGTGCCACTCGAACAAAAGCAAGTTCTGTGATGAATGTCATAGTTACGCCGGCGTGAAACCCTACTGTTGGGACTGCCACTTTTTTAAAGAGGAGGGCCAGAGATGA
- the dsrM gene encoding sulfate reduction electron transfer complex DsrMKJOP subunit DsrM codes for MGIFFSFFMVIMIALIAYLGVAVANLHMLFGIIIPYAAFTAFVVGFLMKVVKWGRSPVPFHIPTTCGQQMSLPWINYSKLDNPSCTSGVVSRMILEVFCFRSLFRNLKTGLQDGNISYGSDKWLWLAGLAFHYSFAVVVVRHLRFFMEPVPALINIIDSLDGFLQITAPHFLLSGGVLLLAAGYLFFRRVSNPQVRYISLPADYFPLFLIIGIALSGILMRYVAKVDIIQVKQFTISLVSLQMSVPEGIGVIFFIHLFLICTLLIYFPFSKLMHMGGIFLSPTRNLANDSRIRRHVNPWNPEVKVHTYAAYEDEFREKMKGAGIPVEKE; via the coding sequence ATGGGAATCTTTTTTTCCTTCTTCATGGTCATAATGATTGCCCTGATCGCCTATTTGGGAGTAGCGGTCGCCAATCTGCACATGCTCTTCGGTATCATAATTCCCTATGCGGCATTCACAGCCTTCGTAGTCGGCTTCCTGATGAAGGTTGTCAAATGGGGGCGTTCACCTGTGCCGTTCCACATCCCTACGACATGCGGCCAGCAAATGTCCCTGCCGTGGATCAATTACAGCAAGCTGGACAACCCATCCTGCACATCAGGCGTTGTATCAAGGATGATATTAGAGGTCTTCTGTTTCAGGTCACTCTTCAGAAACCTTAAGACAGGACTTCAGGACGGCAACATCTCATACGGGTCTGACAAGTGGTTATGGCTTGCAGGTCTCGCGTTCCATTATTCATTTGCTGTAGTTGTGGTAAGGCATCTCAGGTTTTTCATGGAACCTGTGCCGGCTTTGATAAACATCATCGACTCGCTTGACGGGTTTCTCCAGATAACCGCACCGCATTTCCTGCTCTCAGGCGGCGTTCTTCTTCTGGCTGCAGGATATCTCTTTTTCAGAAGGGTTAGTAATCCGCAGGTCCGCTACATATCTCTCCCGGCTGACTACTTTCCGCTCTTCCTGATAATCGGCATAGCGCTGTCCGGGATATTAATGAGATATGTCGCAAAGGTCGACATTATTCAGGTAAAACAATTTACCATTTCACTTGTAAGCCTTCAGATGAGCGTGCCTGAGGGGATCGGGGTCATATTCTTCATCCATCTCTTCCTTATATGCACACTTCTTATTTACTTCCCGTTCAGCAAGCTGATGCATATGGGAGGTATATTCCTCAGTCCCACAAGAAACCTTGCCAATGACAGCCGTATCAGGAGACATGTTAATCCGTGGAACCCTGAGGTCAAGGTTCATACATATGCTGCTTATGAAGATGAATTCAGGGAGAAGATGAAAGGCGCCGGAATTCCGGTAGAAAAGGAGTAA